A single genomic interval of Streptomyces sp. 1222.5 harbors:
- a CDS encoding acyl-CoA dehydrogenase family protein, with amino-acid sequence MRDTPYRLAEELDRFLGDPGDPSGWFSHARSVELDEKEEFPAAVCRRLDDWGLPDHYVPVEHGGRLTDYEQLLQLMRAVARRDLTVAIGHGKTYLGGVCVWVAGTPEQAARLGADIRAGVPVSLGLTERAHGSDLLAGEVRGTDGADGWLVNGEKWLINNATRGSLLSLLTRTDPAGGPRGFSVLLVDKRELDKDHYRHLPKVHTHGIRGADISGIAFQDAPVSRSALVGTEGTGLETVLKALQLTRTMCAALSLGAADHGLRLAQDFAERRELYGRRLVDLPQARRTLGTAAADVLVHEALATVAARFVHTLTDEMSVTAAVTKYLLPSGTEDVLAQLTRLLGARAFLKGVHANGMFQKVERDHRIVGLFDGNTLVNLNSLVNQFRSLVRGRRRGTGNLAGAQTAYDLSAPLPALAPGRLSLVARHGSAVLAGLDASAARLTELAGERPALLPAAAAARRIAEVTDRVHTDMERWQGVIGDVPPAAFDTARRYTLCHAAAVCLGLWTHSAPLFAGTSAEPLWRDGLWLRAGLDRLLTRLGEPDTGDTEAYDALLDHLHTTRRSGELFSLHPYRLPGKPTEPVADAATARN; translated from the coding sequence ATGCGCGACACGCCCTACCGGCTCGCCGAGGAACTGGACCGGTTCCTCGGCGACCCCGGCGATCCCAGCGGCTGGTTCTCGCACGCCCGCTCCGTCGAGCTGGACGAGAAGGAGGAGTTCCCGGCCGCCGTCTGCCGGCGCCTGGACGACTGGGGACTGCCCGACCACTACGTCCCCGTCGAGCACGGCGGCCGGCTGACCGACTACGAGCAGCTGCTCCAGCTGATGCGGGCCGTGGCCCGCCGCGACCTCACCGTCGCCATCGGACACGGCAAGACCTACCTCGGCGGAGTCTGCGTATGGGTGGCCGGCACCCCCGAGCAGGCCGCCCGGCTCGGTGCCGACATCCGGGCCGGTGTGCCCGTCTCGCTCGGCCTGACCGAACGCGCCCACGGCAGCGACCTGCTCGCCGGCGAGGTGCGGGGCACCGACGGCGCGGACGGCTGGCTGGTCAACGGCGAGAAGTGGCTGATCAACAACGCCACCCGGGGCAGCCTGCTGTCCCTGCTCACCCGCACCGACCCGGCCGGCGGCCCGCGCGGATTCAGCGTCCTGCTCGTCGACAAGCGCGAGCTGGACAAGGACCACTACCGCCACCTGCCCAAGGTGCACACCCACGGCATCCGCGGCGCCGACATCTCCGGCATCGCCTTCCAGGACGCGCCGGTCTCCCGGTCCGCGCTGGTCGGCACCGAGGGCACCGGCCTGGAGACCGTGCTGAAGGCGCTCCAGCTGACCCGCACGATGTGCGCCGCGCTCTCGCTCGGCGCCGCCGACCACGGGCTGCGTCTCGCCCAGGACTTCGCCGAGCGGCGCGAGCTGTACGGGCGCCGCCTGGTCGATCTGCCCCAGGCGCGCCGGACCCTCGGCACGGCCGCCGCCGACGTCCTCGTGCACGAGGCCCTGGCCACCGTCGCCGCCCGCTTCGTGCACACCCTGACCGACGAGATGAGCGTCACCGCGGCGGTCACCAAGTACCTGCTGCCCAGCGGCACCGAGGACGTCCTCGCCCAGCTGACCCGGCTCCTCGGCGCCCGTGCCTTCCTCAAGGGCGTCCACGCGAACGGCATGTTCCAGAAGGTGGAGCGCGACCACCGGATCGTCGGCCTCTTCGACGGCAACACCCTGGTCAACCTCAACTCCCTGGTCAACCAGTTCCGTTCACTGGTACGGGGCAGAAGGCGGGGCACCGGGAACCTGGCCGGCGCGCAGACCGCGTACGACCTGTCGGCGCCCCTGCCGGCGCTCGCCCCGGGACGGCTGTCCCTGGTGGCCCGGCACGGCAGCGCCGTCCTGGCCGGCCTCGACGCCTCCGCGGCCCGGCTCACCGAGCTGGCCGGGGAACGGCCCGCCCTGCTCCCGGCGGCCGCGGCGGCCCGGCGGATCGCCGAGGTCACCGACCGCGTGCACACCGACATGGAGCGTTGGCAGGGCGTCATCGGCGACGTCCCGCCCGCCGCGTTCGACACCGCCCGCCGCTACACCCTGTGCCACGCGGCGGCGGTCTGCCTCGGCCTGTGGACCCACAGCGCCCCGCTGTTCGCCGGCACCAGCGCCGAACCGCTGTGGCGCGACGGCCTGTGGCTGCGCGCCGGCCTGGACCGGCTGCTGACCCGCCTCGGCGAGCCGGACACCGGGGACACCGAGGCGTACGACGCGCTGCTCGACCACCTGCACACGACCCGGCGCTCCGGCGAACTCTTCTCGCTGCACCCCTACCGGCTGCCGGGCAAGCCGACCGAGCCGGTGGCCGACGCGGCGACCGCGAGGAACTGA
- a CDS encoding acyl-CoA dehydrogenase, giving the protein MLIGTAAPGPHGAPAPGPGPHPPGGQEERVVARIAELERRLGDPTDERGELSYARLLEADERAELSEAGERALDELVLNADFVPPEHGGRLERIDTLVRVLRQVFRRDIALGLGYGVTSFMAAVNVWSSGTAEQRGRLAELLLDGQKVSVAYHELAHGNDFVRNEFQARPADGGYLLNGAKQVINNADRAAAWVLFSRTSPAPGSRSHSVVFAERAGLDQDRFQVLPRYDAVGVRGCHLSGLDFTDCPVPASALVGEEGKGVELALRAFQITRSAVPGMAIGATDTALRTVVGFALGRQLYRKSVMDIPHARSTLANTFLDLLISDSLSLAATRAVHVLPEETSVYAAAVKYLVPKMLTDAMYDLSIVLGARFYVREGEFGIFQKHVRDLPVLSLGHAGSAACQATIIPQLSRLARRSWFRDEPAPATVFRPREDLPGIPFDRLTLASGRDGLSATLVAAVDRLPSGSPEERAAHGIALRFMDELRRLQEQGLNLAPQDRTALASPAAFALADRYAVVLAAASVIGVWQQAQGDTDPFLADPAWLAAALHRLGRRLGLQLPDLPDSCEQRLHDEVLRRFDETRSYDLYNAPLAG; this is encoded by the coding sequence ATGCTGATCGGTACCGCGGCCCCCGGGCCGCACGGAGCGCCCGCCCCCGGACCCGGACCGCACCCGCCCGGCGGCCAGGAGGAGCGGGTCGTCGCCCGCATCGCCGAGCTGGAGCGCCGGCTCGGCGACCCCACGGACGAGCGCGGCGAACTGTCGTACGCCAGACTGCTGGAGGCCGACGAGCGCGCCGAGCTGTCCGAGGCCGGCGAGCGGGCCCTGGACGAACTGGTCCTCAACGCCGACTTCGTGCCGCCGGAGCACGGCGGACGGCTGGAGCGGATCGACACCCTGGTCCGCGTGCTGCGGCAGGTCTTCCGGCGTGACATCGCGCTCGGCCTCGGCTACGGCGTGACCTCGTTCATGGCCGCCGTCAACGTGTGGAGCTCGGGCACCGCCGAGCAGCGCGGGCGCCTCGCGGAGCTGCTGCTCGACGGGCAGAAGGTCTCCGTCGCCTACCACGAACTGGCGCACGGCAACGACTTCGTGCGCAACGAGTTCCAGGCCCGCCCGGCCGACGGCGGCTATCTCCTCAACGGCGCCAAGCAGGTCATCAACAACGCCGACCGCGCCGCCGCCTGGGTGCTGTTCAGCCGTACCAGCCCGGCCCCCGGCAGCCGCAGCCACTCCGTGGTGTTCGCCGAACGGGCCGGCCTCGACCAGGACCGCTTCCAGGTCCTGCCGCGCTACGACGCGGTCGGCGTGCGCGGCTGCCACCTGTCGGGCCTGGACTTCACCGACTGCCCGGTACCGGCCTCCGCGCTGGTCGGCGAGGAGGGCAAGGGCGTCGAACTGGCCCTGCGGGCCTTCCAGATCACCCGCAGCGCCGTCCCCGGCATGGCGATCGGCGCCACCGACACCGCCCTGCGCACCGTCGTCGGCTTCGCACTCGGCAGGCAGCTGTACCGCAAGTCCGTGATGGACATCCCGCACGCCCGGTCGACCCTCGCGAACACCTTCCTCGACCTGCTGATCAGCGACAGCCTGTCGCTGGCCGCGACCCGCGCGGTGCACGTGCTGCCGGAGGAGACCAGCGTCTACGCGGCCGCGGTGAAGTACCTGGTGCCCAAGATGCTCACCGACGCGATGTACGACCTGTCCATCGTGCTCGGTGCCCGCTTCTACGTCCGCGAGGGCGAGTTCGGGATCTTCCAGAAGCACGTGCGCGACCTGCCGGTGCTCAGTCTCGGCCACGCCGGTTCCGCGGCCTGCCAGGCCACGATCATCCCGCAGCTGTCCCGGCTCGCCCGGCGCTCCTGGTTCCGCGACGAACCGGCGCCCGCCACCGTGTTCCGGCCGCGCGAGGACCTGCCCGGCATCCCGTTCGACCGGCTCACCCTGGCGAGCGGCCGGGACGGACTGAGCGCCACCCTGGTCGCCGCGGTCGACCGACTGCCCAGCGGCAGCCCCGAGGAACGCGCGGCGCACGGCATCGCCCTGCGTTTCATGGACGAGCTGCGCCGGCTCCAGGAGCAGGGCCTGAACCTCGCCCCCCAGGACCGGACCGCCCTCGCCAGCCCCGCCGCCTTCGCCCTCGCCGACCGGTACGCGGTGGTGCTCGCCGCCGCCTCCGTGATCGGTGTGTGGCAGCAGGCCCAGGGCGACACCGACCCCTTCCTGGCCGATCCGGCCTGGCTCGCCGCCGCACTGCACCGGCTGGGCCGACGGCTCGGCCTCCAGCTGCCCGAC